The DNA segment ATTTATAACGCAAATTAGTTTGATAGAGTATCTTTATTCAAGACGTAAATAACATTTTGATGTCAAATTCTGACTTGAATTTATATACCAGATAAGCAAGGTATTAAATTTCAAATTGCCACACGTCATTTTTTCCCTGCATTTATCCCAAAGAGGTATGCTAAGATGACTATTTATCATGTAGTTCCAGACCGTTTATTTCATAGAAATATGAAAtcattagaaatatgaaaaagattttcGTTACCACCGACAGctagtttaatataaaaaaaaacaaagaagacacCGAAATTCACATATTATTTTTGGCAGACATTACCTAACATGGTTTTAATTCCCTATTAAATCTGTATGGTGAAAGAAAACGACAATGAAACAATTTTTCTTGAAACATTAATTCATACTTTACGGAAATAACTCTCTATGGTccagaaaactataaaatctaAAACCTGGGAGGTTAAAAGTGCACAATTTCAGAGAGCATCTCATTTGACCTAGTTCAAGATGGATTCTCTTCAAAGAAGCTCGCTGTCGAACCTGCCGTTTCTTCCGAGGATGAATTACGAATTTCAAGgcatttcaaaatttgttttaaatagcCTTTAATAACGTAACAAGAAGTCAAGTTTCGCAGAGATAAGTTCATGAAACGTCAAATTTATTCCGTCGTAGTATTcagatttattacaataaaaagggAACTGATTAATggaaaacaaagaattccagaaaTATGCTTCCCTTGGTAAGCTCTCCTGGAACGTTGTGCAAAAATTGGGTTGTAGGAATACATAACGATATTAATACTGTAAGACTTTTTTTATAGAATGCTTACCAAAAGATAACTGAATTGAAAATTGCAAGCTGCCTGACGTAAATACAGCTTACACACCAGATTATTATGCAACTAATTGGTCCATTTTTAATGCAGAAACAAaattgttgggggaggggggaagccAATGGCATGGACAGCATGACTTTGTCAAAggcctgaaagaaaaaaatagaaatggaaaGAATTGTGGAAAGCACAAATTAAACttaaacagaaagagagacaagAAGCTGTTTTGCTTAATATGAGTGTTTGAACTAGCATCGTGAGTCACACACTAAATCCGGTGTGAAgtgatattatataaaataaagtaacttTGACATTAGCTAAAGGTACCCTGTGGTAAACATCGAGGGTAGTTATTCTATCTTATCAAAATAACTGGTTATAATCTTCActatttctgatttatttactACGAAATAATGGATGACGTCCATTACATCGAACATAAATAGAATTTAgacagtatattataaatatgtgaacaatgaagagtaaaaaccaaaatatttttgttgtctaCAACAACCAAGATATTTGATGAGAGATTTTGAGTCGTTGTGAATCATGGCACTTTCAAACAGGACTTCGTTTAGATAAGCTACAGAGTATTATGGAATTATTACCCAAAGCGCACAAtcccatttacaaaaaaaaaaaaaaaaaaaaaaaaattaaggattccCAACAGTAATTTCAGCTCAACCTCTAACATTCTGAATCGAAAATCATATGTACAGTAAAAACGAGGATGGTTTCATTAATAATGTTTAGTTTTGGacacataaatatttttgataatgcaCAGTAGGGAAACTTTGACAGCGAATCGTAACGATAAATGAACTAGTTATGGTCATACGTGGATGAACTACTAATTACTGAACAAATTTTTAGGTACCTTAGTTCCAGTTAAAACCCGATACAAGATTTTCCTCATGTCAAGTACCCGACGAAACTATAGCAGGCTCATGAGTGTGGAGACTTTCAAATAAAGTTACACGTCCTTGCCGGATCCACGGtgcaaaaacaaagataaaattaaaaatattgctAACAAATACATGATAATATGTAACGTAAGGCTGTAAACCTTTTTACCAGTCGTCATGGTTCCACTAAGTCTCGAGGAAATGCTACGGCACCTGTGACAGTTTTGCGATGTTATAAAATAACGAAAGACCCCaaagtaatggtaatttttattgatGGAATGTTTATTAATCAGTCTTCAATGAAAGGAAGTGCACACGAAAAGTCTACAAAAACAAGGATTTGGAATGAATTCAGTATGATACCCTGTGTGCTTTTCTGATTAAtagacatttaataaaaataagctaatgattttcttgtttttgaaaaCCTCTACAATATAGAcacgaaatgaaaagaaaagtactgataaaagaaatgatgaatcattaaaattttcatttcttgattACAAACTacatactaactctctctctctctctctctctctctctctctctctctctctctctctctctctctctcaaatcacaaTGTGTATTTTGTTTAAAGCGGAACAATTTACTCCATTTCGAAACTACCATTCAATTGCAGACATGCATTTCTGGTTACATTGAAGGTCAAGatctttctcttcatttgcaGAGATTGCTCCACATTAATGAATAAACCTTCATGGACACTCCGTGGCGTAACGATTCCCTCAGGCAAAATGAGCTCCCCAGACATATAAATAACTCGGATTTCTTTCATCTGCAGCACTTGCTATTATCTCTTTTGTATACACAGACATGGCTCTGAAGGTgagagatattttacctcttgtTTAGTTCCCCGTTCTACGAATGAGGGTTTTATTGTCGGTGCAAAAAAGAactgtgattttattattattattattttttttttacaaaagacttTACGTGCCTAACTTAGTTCGCAGGAGATCAGTGTAACattgcaaaagttattattaaggtgaaatttctatataaaattttttttggaaaatactcCAGTTATCTCGTGGGATAATTTATTCTTAGTTcacttttcatctttcttttcggCCTTTAATTCATctacaaacatataaacacacacacccacacaaatatatatatatatatatatatatatatatatatatatatatatatatatatatatatatatatatatatatatatatataatatatatatatatatatatatatatatatatatatatgactattcatatacaatcagaaataaaaaacgttaatttacttatatatattccattaccTATATATGTTACGAATTAGTTGATAATATACCGTACtatagtgacacactaaccagtcggccatatactggttagtgtgtcactgtagtcctgattcctcgtccgtcgctggttcgacctcacgggacggtggattattatcaactaaaaaattcctttcggtaacatatatgaaaatatattatttccgaggtagagtaattgatattaaggacgtttgtagttttatatatatatatatatatatatatatatatatatatatatatatatatatatatatatatatatatatatatatatatatatatatatatatacatatatatatatatatatatatatatatatatatatatatatatatatatatatatatatatgtatgtatatatgtatatacatgtgtctgCATTTTTGAGTGTATTTTTAAAGTTCAGTATATAGATGAACAAATATAGATTTCATTACATGATTTTTAGTGATATTTAACAACCAAAgattttaaattaatcttttcaGGCAATCCTCGTGGCTACTTTAGCAGTTGCATCCGTCCTTGCTGATGTTCCACCTTCCTATAGAGCTCCTGCTCCTTCCTACGGAGCACCCTCACCCTCTTATCAAGCTCCAACTCCTGCctacagaccaccttcaccttcTTATAATGCTCCAGCTCCACCGGTAGGGAAGACAAGAATTAcgttatcaaaaaaaaatatatattttttaccctcTCCTGATATCCATAAATTCTCTCTTAACACAGCATACCTTCCTCTGAAATTTAGCtgcaaagaaatgtttatttcaatctttcagttattattattattattattattattattattattattattattattattattattattaaaccaggGTCCAGCTCGGTACGACTTCAACTACGCCGTGAAGGACGACTTGTCAGGAAACGACTTCGGACACCAGGAGGCTCGAGACGGCTACGACACCAAGGGAACTTATTACGTGCAGCTTCCCGACGGCCGTCTGCAGAAGGTCACATACTACGTCAACGGCGACTCTGGGTACGTGGCCGAAGTCTCCTACCAAGGAGAGGCTCATTACCCTCAATATCAGCCCTCAGGAGGATACAAACCTGCCCCTAAGCCTGGGTACGCCTAAGTTAAATAATTGGTTTGGTTCGTCTTGTGGTCATTATTGTTAACAAGTGTTGATACGTCTATAAATTAGTATGTTAAAGTTCAATGCACGTAttagtcttatttatatttagatgcataaaaacaaataaaaaaagatttttcataagAATTAACAGTTCTTGTTTTACCTAAAACCTTTGTATGGACGCGTTAAAACTGAGTAGGTAAATCAAATACCGACTTAGTGTACAGAAATATACattgtgtaagtatgtataaatagTATACTCATGTTAACATATACATTCTTTGGGATGAATTTATGAGGTCACTGAAATCATTACATGTGTTTAATAAGCAACTCATTTACTGTATGAACCATCATGACAACATCCAAATGAAATACTTAACTTTTGGGAAGGATATCTTTCGATAACGCGGATTAGTATGatgaaatatctgtattttaagCTCTAACTAACATTCTAATATTAATTCATGATTTCAATTTATCTACAGATAAATATCATATGAAATTTCAAGTAgtcacttaacttttttcctttgcttttattcCTAAGGGATCTGTTATAATGACAATTCATTAACTACCTTTACACAGTTTATTTCCTcgtaataaaaaatcattatagaTATAAAGCTGATTTTCTTTACCACCGATATATTACTATACAATAAGTTTCATAATATCCAAAATGAAATCTTATAGTGTACATGAGTATGATATTCCACCCGTTCTAATCGAACTTGTATGGTATAAAAAAGAAACCttaattcaaatattaatatagGCAGATATCTTACCAAACATAGTTTTAGATTCTTATTGAATGTGTATGGAGCTTACTGCTACAACGAAAGGTAATGATATTGAAATGCTTTTTTTCTTACCATAACTAATACagagtttatgaaaataaaccagATGCTCCGAAAAAGGACAACTTTACGAAAGCTAAAGACTTACGGTTCACATCAGTACCAAGTCAGACTTCACCTCATTTAACAAATATCAAGATGTATTCTTTTCAAAGAAGACAGCTGTTGAACCTGCCGTTTCCTCTGAGGAACTTTTACTTTATCCGAAAATGCAAGGTTCTCAGTATTGCAAAATGAATTGGATATTTCATGGAATATAGGCTACTTGCATATCTGAATTCGGCTTAAATAGTCATGAACAACGTTTCAAAAAGTCAAGATTCGCAATTAGACATGTTCgtaaaatgtcaaatttaattCGCCATTGTGTTTTGATTTATTACAATATAAACTGAactgattaataaaaatacagatattaatcTATATGCTTCCTTGGTAAGCTCTGATGATACATTATATAGGCAACATTATATATGCGAAACCTGGGTTAGCGAAATgcttaacattattaatacactgAGATTCTTGTTATAAGATATCTGTCAAAAGATAACTAAACTGAAAATTCCCACCACCCTGATATAATACAGCTAATAAAGTTGATTATTCATCTATTTAGTCCATTTCTCTCATAAAATTAAAGGTTTTTGGGAAGGTGAGCAAATGGCATGACTTTCTTTAGCAAATGCctaaaagaaacagataaaagtgGAAAGAGGGTGGAGAAAATAACATATCTAAACAGAGAGGAAGACACGAAGTAGATTTTTAAtgactttgaaaaacaaaaatgacaaaaaattagcATCGAAACTGTTATGAAATGGTATTGTATAACATCAAGTGACCTTGACATTAGCTGCAGATACCTTGCTGTAAAAGTCAATGGTAGCTGTTCGATCTTatcaaaatatcttgaaattctCTTAATTATTTCTGATTTCAGCTATGAATTCTGCTACCTCGAACTTAAACAGAACAACGGTAACATTAATCATAAGAAAACtgtgaataatgaagaataaaagcacaaaaatcaaataaaagccacaagatttttgttatttaaagaaaaacaaaatattcgaAGACAGAGTTTTAGTCATTCTGAATCTGAACACTTTAAAAGGGAACTCCATTTGGATAAGCTAAAATATATTATGGGATTTTTACCCAAAACCCTCAATTTGTAAGTTAGTTTTCCAAACAATATCAAAGGATTCCTGATATTTAATTGCAGCTCATCCACTGGCAATCTGAATCAGAAAGCATTTATAAGAAAAGAAGGTGATTTTAGGAATAATGTCAAGTTTTGGACATACAAATAAGcttaataaattactgaaaatatgaaaaaaggctGAATAGGTCAACTTTGACTGAGAACTGTATTGTCATTATACATTAGTTATGGGTGTCCACTATGAAAAATCCTGCTGACAAGAATGCGAAAACGTGTTGCGTAAGCCTGTTTAACTTTTACAAGTCGTTATGGTTTCGTTAAGTCTCGAAAAATTCCAACGACATTAATGGCAGTTTtgcgatgattttaaaataactaaagaGGGCAagtaaataatgttattatttctgttgaTGTGTTTATAATTCACTCATCGTGGATAATGAAAAGCATATGAAAAGCTTACAAAAACACCGATTTAGAAAGAACTAAGCATGAGAAATTGTGTTTTCCTGATTAAGAGACTTTAATGATATAAAATCGTGGAATTCTTGTTTAGAAAATCATATACGCTAATTAcacaaacagaatgaaaagaaaagtaacggtaaaataaaaaattactcatgaTAACGATGACTTCTTGATCATAACCTACATACTGAACCGTTCaagtcttttttcctctctctctctctctctctctctctctctctctctctctctctctctctctctctctctctctctcaaaccacaaTCTGTATTCTTTTTACAGATGAATAATTTACTTCATGTCGAAACTACCATTCAATTGTAGACATGGATTGCTGGCTAAATTCAAGGTCAagatttttctcttcactttacAGAGATTGCTCCAGATTAATGAATTAGCGCACCCTGTAACGTCACAGTTCCTCCAGGTCAAAGGGAGCTCCCCAGACATATAAATAGCTCAGATTTCTTTCATCTGAAGCACTTTCTGTTATCTCTTCCGTTTGCAGAGACATGGCTCTGAAGGTGAGAAATACATTTTACCTTTgctgcacacacacgcgcatatatatatatatatatatatatatatatatatatatatatatatatatatatatatatatatatatatatatatatgtgtgtgtgtgtgtgtgtgtgtgtgtgtgtgtgtgtgtgtgtgtaaatatatccAAACATCTTTAAAATCTGATATATAGATGAACAGATATTGATTTCATTACACGAGCTTTTTAGTATTAACCTGCTGAATTAATATTTCCAGGCAATCCTCGTGGCTGCTTTAGCAGTCACTTCTGTCCTTGCTGATGCTCCACCCTCTTATCGAGCTCCTGCTCCTGCTTACGGAGCACCCTCTCCTTCTAAAGCTCCAACTCCTGCCTACAGAACACCTTCACCTTCTTATAACGCTCCAGCTCCAACGGTAGGAAAAAATTagtttacaagaaatatatatttttttatctaatttctcctgatatcaataatttctttcttaacaCAACATCCCATCTTCTGAAATTTAAACTACAAAGCAAAGTTTATatgaacctttattattattattattattattattattattattattattattattattattattattattattattattattattattattatcatatttaaccAGGGTCCAGCTCGGTACGACTTCAACTACGCCGTGAAGGACGACTACTCAGGAAACGACTTCGGACACCAGGAGGCTCGAGACGGCTACGACACCAAGGGAACTTATTACGTGCAGCTTCCCGACGGCCGTCTGCAGAAGGTCACTTACTACGTCAACGGCGACTCTGGGTACGTGGCCCAAGTCTCCTACCAAGGAGAGGCTCAGTACCCTCACTATCAGCCCTCAGGAGGATACAAACCTGCCCCTAAACCTGGATATGCCTAACGGAAATGATTGGTTTGGTTCGTCGTTGTCATTATTGTTAACAAGTGTTGATACGTCTGTAAATAAGTGTGTTAACTACAAATGCACGTATTAGTCTTATTTATATATCgatgtataaaaacaaataaaaaagatttttcataagAATTAACAGTTCTTTTTTACCTCAAATTTTCGTATGCATACGCAGAAACTATGTAGCTAAATCAAATACCGTCTTagtgtacaaaaatatacaatgtataagtatgtataaataatatatccatgttaacatatacattatttggaatgaatttgGACTTGTGATAAGTAATGCATAAGTTAAATAATCAACTCAGTTACTATATGAAGTATCATGACAACATCCAAGTGCAATACTTAACTTTTGGGAAAGATATCTTTTAATAACGCACATTAGTATGATGACATATCTGTATTTTAAGATCTAACTAACATTCTAATATTAATTTATGATTTCAAGTTATTTACCAGATAAACAACATATGAATTTTCAACTACTCACTTGTTCTTTAACTGCTTTTATTCCTAAGAGATCTATATAATGACAATTCATTATACAGCTTTAGACATTTTATTTCCTCGTAataagaaatcattaaaaatataaagatgatttTCTTTACAACCGATATATTGCTATATAACAAGATTCATAATATCCAGAATGAAATCTCGTAATATGTGTGGCTATGATTTTCCACCCCGTTGCTAATCAAACttgtataaaaaagaaacctTAATTCGAATATTAATATTGCTAGATATCTTACCAAATATGATTTTAGATTCTTATTGAATCTGTATAGAGCGTACTCCtacaatgaaaggaaaagtaattgaAATGCTTTTTTCTTATGCTTTGTTCTTATGTGAACTTACAGTTCACATAAGAACAAAGTCAGACTTCACCTCGTTTAACAAATATCAAGATGGATTCTTTTCAAAGAAGACAGCTGTTGAACCTGCCGTTTCCCCTGAGGAACTTTTACTTTATCCGAAAATGCAAGGTTCTCAGTATTGCAAAATGAATTGGATATTTCATGGAATATACTTGCATATCTGAATTCGGCTTAAATAGTCATGAAGAATGTTTCAGAAAGTCAAGATTCGCAATTAGATACGTTCgtaaaatgtcaaatttaattCGCCGCTGTGTTTTGATTTATTACAATGGAAACTGAACTcactaataaaaatacagatattaatcTATATGCTTCCCTTGGTAAGCATTGCTGATACATTATGCGAAATCTGGGTTGACGaaatacataaaagtattaataCACTGAGATTCTAgttatagaatatttattaaaatataactaaactgAAAATTCCCAGCAACCTGACATAATATAGCTAATAGAGCTGATATCTTGGATGATTATGCATCTATTTAGTCCatttctctcaaaaaaataaaggttGTTGGGAGGGTGAGCAAATGGCATGACTTTCTTTAGCAAATGcctaaaagaaatagataaaagtggAAAGAGGGTGGAGGAAACAACTTATATCTAAACAGAGAGGAAGACACGAAGTAGGTTTTTAAtgactttgaaaaacaaaaatgacaaaaaattagcATCGAAACTGGTATGAAATGGTATTGTATAACATCAAGTGACCTTGACATTAGCTGTAGACACCTTGCTGTAAAAGTCGAGGGTAGGTTTTCGATCTtattaaaatacctggaaattcTCTTAATTAAATCTGATTCCATTTACTTCAAAATCATCTATGACTTCTATTACCTCAAACATGAACAGAACAACGTcaacattaattataaaaaaaactgtgaatattgaagaataaaaaccacaagatttttgttgattaaagaaaaacaaagtattcGAAAACAGAGTTTTAGAGACCTTCTGAATCTGAACACTTTAAAAGAGAACTTCATTTGGAtaagttaaaatatattattggatTTTTACACAAAGCCCTCAGTTCGTAAGTTAGTTTTCCAAAAAATGTCAAAGGATTCCTGACAAGTAATTGCAGCTCATCCTCTGGCATTCTGAATCAGATatcatttataagaaaataagtgATTTTACGGATAGTGTCAAGTTTTGGACATACAAATAAGTTTAATGAATTactggaaaatctgaaaaaaggCTGATTAAGGTCAACTTTGACTGAGAACTGTATCGTCATTGTACATTAGTTATGGGTGTACACGAATGAACTTGGAAGTACTTAACAAAGTGTCAGGTACATAATCTGACGATTatgtaaacttttatataaatttatacgcCTTTGCTGGTTccataatatagaaaaaaaagaatgttgaatACGAAAACCCATGCTGGCCAGAACGCGAAAACGTGTTATGTAAGTCCGTTTAACTTTTACCAGTCGTTATGGTTTCGTTAACTATCGAAAAAGCCCAACGACATTTGTGGCAACTTTTGAgatgattttaaaataactaAGGAGGGCAAGTAAATAATGTTATTTCTGTTGATGTGTTTGTAATTCACTCATCGTGGATAAGGAACAGCATATGAAAAGTTTACAAAAGCACCGATTTAGAAAAAATTGATGCATGAGAAATTGTGCGTTTTCCTGTTTAAGAGACTTTAATGATATAAATTCGTGGAATTCCTGTTTAGAAAACCACATTATTACACAAAcggaagccctttgttggccgagtcggttgagcttcagactgtcattcgatgggccggagttcaattcccgcggccggccgatgaagagttagaggaatttatttctggtgatataaattcctttctctgtataatgtggttcggattccacaataagctgtaggtcccgttgctaagtaaccaattggttcttagccaagtaaaataagtctaatccttctggccagccctagaagagctcttaatcagcttagtggtctggcaaaactaagatatacttaactttaactttacacaAACAGAATGAATAGAAAagtactggaaaaagaaaaaattactaataataatgatgacttcTTCATCATAACCTACACACTGAACAGTTCaaatacttttcctctctctctctctctctctctctctctctctctctctctctctctctctctctcaaaccacttTTTCAGATGAATAATTTACGTCATTTTGAAACTACCATTCACTTATAGACACGGATTGCTGGCTAAATTCAAGGTCAAGATCTTTCTCTTCACTTTGCAGAGTTTGCTCCAGATTAATGAATTAACGCACCCTGTGACGTCACAGTTCCCTCAGATCAAAGGGAGCTCCCCAGACATATAAATAACTCAGATTTCTTTCATCTGAAGCACTTCCTGTTATCTCTTTTGTTTGCACAGACATGGCTCTGAaagtgagaaatatattttatctttggtgcacacacacgcatacacacacagaaattatatatatatatatatatatatatatatatatatatatatatatatatatatatatatatatatatatatatatacacatatatatatatatatatatatatatatatatatatatatatatatatatatatatatatatatatatatatatatatatatatatatatatatatatatatatatatatatatatatatatatatatatttatatatatatatatatatatatatatatatatatatatatatatatatatatatatatatatatataaaatataatatatgctgagtaaaggacaataagtagAAAACCTAGCACCATATATATGGTTTAACTTCCCTTAAAGGCattccctttatttatatattcatcaaactCATATTTTAACTgattcatgttatatatacatatatatatatatatatattatatatatatatatatatatatatatatatatatatatatatatatatatatatatatatatatatatatatatatatatatatatatatatgtgtgtgtgtgtgtgtgtgtgtgtgtgtgtgtgtgtgtgtgtatgtatatatatgtatgtgtgtgtgtaaatatatccAAACATCTTTAAAATCTGATATACAGATG comes from the Macrobrachium rosenbergii isolate ZJJX-2024 chromosome 3, ASM4041242v1, whole genome shotgun sequence genome and includes:
- the LOC136828237 gene encoding uncharacterized protein; the protein is MALKAILVAALAVTSVLADAPPSYRVPAPSYGAPSPSYQAPTPAYRPPSPSYNAPAPAGPARYDFNYAVKDDYSGNDFGHQEARDGYDTKGTYYVQLPDGRLQKVTYYVNGDSGYVAEVSYQGEAQYPQYQSSGGYKPAPKPLYAILVATLAVASVLADVPPSYRAPAPSYGAPSPSYQAPTPAYRPPSPSYNAPAPPVGKTRITLSKKNIYFLPSPDIHKFSLNTAYLPLKFSCKEMFISIFQLLLLLLLLLLLLLLLLLLLLNQGPARYDFNYAVKDDLSGNDFGHQEARDGYDTKGTYYVQLPDGRLQKVTYYVNGDSGYVAEVSYQGEAHYPQYQPSGGYKPAPKPGYA